CGAGATGCGCGTCTCGGATCTCGTACCTTCACAGAGGGATGCGTGGTAGAAAGTCAAACGGGGGGCTTGATCGCATCGCGGGTCACTACCACCTCATCTAGTTCATCGCTTTGAGATGGAAATATCAATTACTGGAAGTCATTTTCTGGCATTGGGCCTCCTCAGAGGTCAGTCGGAGTAATAAAATATAGGCTCCGGCATggccgcgacactcgtgagaataagcaatacaaaaaaatggatgggttttaTTCAGGTACTGTACTGCAATTTCCTCCGGGTAGAACAGGTGTTCCTCACAAGTCTCACATACCCCAATGCAAATATCATTTTCTCCATACAGGCGGAATGGCACGTTCCTGGTTAGCTCTTCTCCCCCACGGTTCGAAAGaaccggattcaatcccagccccgcctgcgtggagtttgcatattgtccccgtgcctgcgtgggttttctccaggcactccaatttcctcccacatccccaaaacatgtaacattaattggacactctaaattgcccctaggtgtgattttgagtggggctgtttgtctctatgtgccctgcgattggctggcgaccagttcagggtgtaccccgcctcctggccgctgacagctgggataggcttcagcactcctgcaacctttgtgaggataagcagctaagaaaatggatggatggcttgtgAAAACATGCCTGGTAGGTAAAATcaagagtctaaattgtccgtaggtgtgaatgtgagtttgaattgttatttgtttatatgtcgcctgcaattggctctcgactagttcagggtgtaccctgccttttgcccaacgATAGTTGGGCTCTAGCCCACAAGTgacccacatgaggataagcagtctgGAAACTGAATGGGTGTATGGCCCTCCATTGAGTTGTCCAGAAACCTGATGCACTCTAAATTTGCTCATCtgacatattttatttaaaaatgatcatttttttaatggtcaaGAGAGTGCTTACGGGCACCTGCACATTTGCCCTCAATGCCCCAAAGTCCCcctttgtcatccatccatccattttctgttccccttatcctcacaagggcctatcccagcaatctcgGGACGAGAGGCgcggtacgccctgaactggtcggcagccaatcgcagggcacaaacagacAACCAACCTTTGCGCTCACATTTGCATCTTCCATCAACCGACcagtgcacgtttttggggatgtgaagaaaacccacaaatgtattgaattgtatttttccctataaacattttaaaataggtattgaaatgaaaaatacaaataacactattcacttcaatgtcagcacaaaaaaataaatatgagcggagagcgcgtcatccatgcgcaaagttgcggaagtctcattggacactcaagtggtagccatattggctgcatcttctgtctgtgacatcacaccgggacattcgccattgaaaagacgctgtgccacctactatgggtgacgaacacgccccttctgacacagaacctcttttcgaagaagagaacatctcacgaccgagtgaagtgaccggggaaatattaccctatcgtttcaagccatatttagatgatatgcggatcacggccaaatcacctccccacccgatccacctccgtgtggcggtgataaaaacaacgccgcggccaaaccgccaccctgtccgatccacttccacggcggagatgagccagcccagccgcCAAGGCCGGCgaccggctcggccttgtcgacaaggctggcGGCGGTTCATAACCGACAACTGatgtgaccggggcaatattaccctatcgttttgagccatatttagatgatttgCGGATAactgccaaaccgcctccctgtccgatccacctccgcggcggagatgaggcaCCCGACCGAAGCCATGTTGATAAGGCCGACACAGCCTTTTCAACAAAGCTGGTGGTGGTGATCTACAAGgtctgcggaggccgtccttcagcagctGTTGCACGAAAGCCTTCTGATgcccacatcgacacatttagcacccctgatttacggattacgtccccccccaactattgttttttttttttttttttttttagctgtatacacacctacatgtcatttggaagccacgaaggtctcgttctttgcacctgtggaatccatttttcacgacgaaccgggtcttttggaaaagtacaaagagtgaatccatcctcccgagtgttcgagcaatatgcagcaatacaacgaggcaGCATTCTGGCtaacgaaggaacaatgagctaccttcctaGAGGTacaactaatagaaacaaacgagtccactcgagggcggtcctgccatgtacgtcacttcctgcttcttctccaaaacaaatccctcgagaggattttcatggcgggagttacaaaaagccatatacttcaaaatcatgtcttgtggtggaaaaaaaaatggatgggtccataccggtgtgctgttttttcattaataacatactaaaaatcatgcatttcacgacagtaGCACTTTAATTAATttctcacaaataaataaaattgatatAATTACAAAGTAATTGAGAGCAGAGAAGCATTCCTAGAGTGTGGATGGAGAATttgagtttttgtcattttattgtaaatatgaaCGTTCTGTGCAAAATACACCCCGAATTTTTGTGCATCTCATCGGCGTGATTGGCATGTGCATGCTTTAGAAACAAATTACCCACTTATGGTTTTCAATTGCAACTGACCTTCTCGTGAATATGCGCGCTCGCGCCGCGCTCCGGTTTTCATTCCGAACACAAAAATAACTCCAGACGTAGAAGTGCTTTCAGAACATCTTCAAAGGGAAGCGAAATCCTAAAGCGACTTTCTTGAACATCTCCGAAGGTGCCTTTGATTTGCCTCACTCATTTCATGGCCGACATATGCAGCATAATGTGGAGTAAACCTGCCGCACAGCCAGGTAGACATcatctttggttttttttttttgtttttcggcTGACAAACGTTTCATTGTTCCAGGAAAATGTGCGACAGCGAACCACATTCAGACATTCGGAGGCCGGCGATAGAATTTGAACTGCGCGGCCACCGGTGGCGCTGCAGACTGCGGTGACGGCTCATCGGAGGCTGACGTCACCCGAAGCTCCGAGCGACGTCTCTTCCTGATGTATTTAACCTTCACGGCGCGGCTAGAAAGTGGTGGCGGCAGCTGGCGTTGCTAATCAATGATGGGAAACACTCTCTTGGGGCTGCCGGGGTGGGCCGTCACGCCCGTGACCGCCGTGAGGTCAAAAGGTCACAGAGGGTGGAGCTCTGAAGTCCTGAAGGCTCACAATCAATGTTCAAGTTCATCCTGAGGGTGTTTGACAGGGAGTCAAATTTTTCCTCGTATAACTCCTCTGAGGatggcagctggtaaagcgttggcctcacagttctgagggcccgggttcaatcccggcctcggctgtgtggagtttgcatgttctccccgtgcctgcgtggcttttctacgggcactcccatgttccaaaaaacatgcaacattaattggacactctaaattgcccataggtgtgattgtgaatgcgactgtttgtctccgtgtgccctgcgatcggctggcgaccagttcagggtgtaccccgcctcctgcccgttgacagccgggataggctccaacactcctgcgaccctcgtgagaataagcggcaaagaaaatggatggcaagTTTACATTTTATTCGTTTATACAGTTGCTTTCAATGCCTAAGAAATTGCCAATTGTCTCACTGAGTCTCATCATGTGGTGGAACGGTGTAGAACGTCTGCCTCACGgttttgaggaccgggattcaaatcccagccctgcctgtgtgcactttgcatgttctccccgtgcctgtgtgggttttctccgggcactccggtttcttcccacatcccaaaaacacgcgacattaattggacactctaaattgcccctaggtgtgatcgtgagtgcggctgtttgtctccacgtgccctccgattggctgccgaccagttcagggtgtaccccgcctcctgcccgttgacagctccagcactccccgtgaccctcgtgaggataagcaacaaagaaaatggatggatatgatccTCACACAAATgccaatctctctctctctcactctacGACTCAAATTCCACACGCACATTTTCATtccaaccacacacacaatgtcCTCCCCCCTTTTCGTGTGCCGAGTTTCTTTCTATcaccattatttcatttttcatattcaGTATTTCAGCGCATTTCCTCTTTGTCAATAGATCCCCCTGTATCGTTTCCCTGTAGTTTTTCCCTTTAAGTATAattacatccccccccccccaaaaaaaaaaatcctcttgtagtgttttgagttacaacaataaatctgtgagagagagaatttggaTTTCATAAACGCAGCAGCcttctagatcaggggtgtcgaactcatttttttttctcacgggccacattgttgccTCAcagggccgttgtgactgtggaacaaaaatattgaatcatttcatcatatttacataatcaatttatgaactaattttggaatcagaaatcaaggctaatgtgtttttcaactattcatgtttggtcacacaaatgattgtaatatttcaactttatcatttatgatatatgagaatttgaaattttggtacagattttttttttttacaagaatcatggaaattgaaactctggatttggcttcgcgggccacgtaaaatcatgtggcgggccagatctggcccccgggccttgactttgacacctgtatTCTAGAtgagtgatttccaacctttatagcgccaaggcacatattttacaatagaaaaatcccacggcacaccaacaaaagtaaatgtcaccaaaaatggatcgattaattgctgtatgtacttcctgccatctaatggaagaggattttttttgtttgttctgtccGTTATTGTgcttcactggcataaatagatgactaaatatacattatttcttggaaatgtttttattttttatttttagcaattacacaaAATCGGATAACTTCccaacggcacacctgaagagcgctcacggcacaccaatGTACCTCGGCACACAGTTTGGGAAGCACTGCTCTAGATTATGAGACTGATCGAGTCTTTTGGGTCCATTTTTCCGTAATATTACACATCTAAAAAGAAAGCGTTCCCCTTTTTCGAGACCGAAAAAAGTTTGACGGTAACTTCAAAGGTAACAAACATCAAGCCACGGTAAGCTcccagtgcattttttttggtcctaaATTTATTCTGTTCCCCAAAACCAACATATGCTACATCTCCTAGGAGACAGTCATATAAAAGTGGCGAGGAAAGGAGGACGATTTCACAGAGCAAACCTGGAGGCTTGACAGTAGTCCataataattatccatccatgttcttagccgcttatcctcacgagggtcgcgggagcgctggagccaatcccatctgccaacgggcaggaggcagggtacatacaccctgaactggtcgccagccaatcgcagggcacatcgagacaaacagtcgcacctacgggcaatttagagtctccaattaacgttgcatgttttggggatgtgggaggaaaccggagtgcccacccggagaaaacccatgcaggcgcggggagaacatgcaaactccgcacaggtgggtccgggattgagccagcgacctcagaactgtgaggcagacgttctAACACCGTGCCACCACATACATTTCAAAATCACCATCAATTACACACATCGGAGAAGTCGAGCCGTTTGCCACCCAGAAATATTCAGTACAGCGTGCTTTTCTCTCATGACTGTAATACTTTCCTTGTCGACTGACAGGAGGTGGGTGAGGGGGGGAGTCGCTCAAGCTTGTGACCAAAAATATTTCCTTGTTTTGTAAGTGcggttcattttctttgtgcagCGCCGCCGTCACGTTTCCTGGTATGCTGACTTACAATATCGATGTTGAataatagaaatgaaaaaaaggaacCTCACGTTGGATTGCGAATTTGTTACGCTTTACACAGTGAAAGcgggtgaagcgttggcctcacagttctgaggtcgagggttcgatccccagccccgcctgtgtggagtttgcatgttctccctgtgcctacgtgggttttctctgggcactccggtttccttccacaccattccaaaaatatgcaataattggacactctaaattgcccctaggtgtgcgactgttgtctgcctgcgagtgccctgagattggccggcaaccagtacCAGGGTgtacacctgggataggctccagcactccctgcgcccctcgtgaggataagcagagaaaaaaatggatggatggatggatggatgtaacttaggcagcggcacagtggagcacctGCAGAGCATTTGCTTCAGAGTTCGGTGGagcagggttcgaatcccagccctgcctgcgAGGATTTTCTTCACGTCCCAAAAACCgggacattaattggagactgttgtctgcctccgcgtcggcaaccagttcagggtgtacccgaagatagccgggataggccaCGGCACTtcggtgaccctcgtgaggataagcggctcagaaaatgggtggacaGATGTGAGTTGAGCCTAAATGGTATCAAAATGGTGAACTTTAAATGCAACTCGGGAAGGAAAACAGAGAGCGTTGCAAAGTGAGTGCTACCTGTGGTTGAGCAGCGCCAGCAGCTCCCCTGCGTGATATAAGTCGTTGCGTGTCACTCGGCTGAAGCGGAAGGCGTTCAGGTTGCAAAAAGTCACCGCGGGGAACGTCATGATCGGGGCGGCGACCTCGTCCAGTTTGGTAACGTGCGGATACTCCAGGTAGAAATGGATCCGGTCCACGCACACGAAAAGCAGCACGGCGAGAGAGGCGAAAAAGAAGACGAGCCACAGGCCGCGTCGGAAGCAGAAGCGCTCGTAGGTGAAAATGTGCGAGATGCCGTGCAGGGTGGACCCGTGTGCGAACACCGCAATCGGCGGAGGGCGCTCGGTGTCCATTTCCTCCCGTTCCACCTTGAGGTCCATCGTCGCTTTCGAAACGCCGCGCACTACGATCCACTAGTTGGTTCGGTCATACGTTCACCTGTGGCGCCGACCCGCGCAGGTGCGGCAGACACGCGGCAAACCGCTCACCAAGTCCACACGCCATTTCTCACGCGCGCCAGGCTGACTCTTTGCAAGGCGAAAAGAAagtccaccaaaaaaaaaagcgcaagaGTCGGACATTTCCCACGAGACGTCAAGTTTCCTAAGCGAGGCTGCGCATTTGCGAGACGATCGCGGTGGAGCGCGCGTGCATGCCGAGTGCGCGTCAGCGGGAGAGCCGCAGGCGCAAATCCTTCAAGACAATTCAGCTCGCTCCGAGAGTTGCGCCTCTCTCGATGCGGGATTTCTCACGTCCACTCTTCTCTCCTCCAGATGACGCGGAGAATGAGACGCTTGCTTGTTGCAGTCGGGAGGTTGCgcccgtgcgtgcgtgcgcgcctctttgtgcgcgtgtgtgcgagTGCGCGCGCGGGTTATGGACAGGAAAGTGTCGCCCCGGCTCTGACCAGcactatgatttaaaaaaaaaaaaaaaaaaaggcgatcaaattaaaaacaaatttaaatatgtagGAGCTGAAATAAGTGTTTAATGAGTCACCATTTTTCCTCActgaatatattttcaaaagtgctcttgacctgaaaatttcaccGGATGTTCGGAACAACTTGAGTAATTCACGCACACACTGTATGAAGAaagtagcccgcctcctgcacgttgacagctgggataggctccagcactcccgtgaccctttttGAGGATAAGGTTAGGTTCGGGtttaggaaaagaaaatggatggatggatcgatggatgacGAAAGTCCACGTACACACAAAacgatcagaaattaagttgtgcgtataaaaaaaatgtgaaataacactttttgaATATTGCTAATAGTGCATTATTTTTACAACCATAAGATTTTGGGACAAAACCGCAAAACCAGGTGAAACGAAGAGAGGGGCTGCTTTGGCGATTACACAGTTCAGAtcagaattatgttttttttttccccccgttgtTCATCTGTTTAAATTGATGATACTAGATCTTGCCACTCATcttaaaaaatctatttaaaaaagccccaaaaactAATAAAGGCGCGGGGACCTGGGTTGACAGCATGCCGCCCGGGAACCACGTGACATTCGGACTCAACCAAACTAATGCTGTGAGTTCAAAGAGTTATTAAATGCCTCTTTAGAAAactcaaaatattgaaattgcTCCATTGTCGATAAACTCATAAATGATGTACTGTAGTCTGGTTGAAGCCCCAAACTGAAAAGCTGCAATTTAGACTTCAAATAGtttccttgttttttgttttgtttttttaaacttggcaataataaaaaaaaaaaataaaattccctGCCGAGGTTTTCTTTGCGATGTTGCTATCCGTGGTCCTGGCGGCTGCTCTTCTCCGTGCCTGCAGGGGGCGATAAAGGCAACCGCTCGTTTTATTTTTGAGCAGCGGAAGCCACAGGAGCACGTCAGCAAGGAAACATGGCGTCTCCCGGGAGTGCCGCTTGTTTATGTCGCGTGGCTGGACGGACGGTCGGCTATCTCGCGGCTGCGAGCCGCGGACGAGGATTCCTCTGGCCGGCGAAAAGACATTTCAGCACGTCGACTGGGCACGGTAAGCAAACACGGTGGCGAAAGTTCCAAGAACCGCACTCGTTAGCCTGCGACTGCTAGCTGCTCAGAGGTCACCGAGGAAGGCGCGCGTGTTTTCCTCCTCACGTTACTTCGTTTGGTAACTTTGGAAAGATTTTATATGAACTTTTGTAGGAGCAGTCAAGACGAAGCTGTTGTGTACGGTTTATTACGTGTACAGTTATTCGTTGCTGTTCCTAGCCATCGCTATATTATGTGTTGAGGCCTGTCGTGTTTTCCGAACAATTTATTTTGATAAAAACATTCACGATAAACATCGctgttttttgttaaatgctAATGATATCATGATAACGGAGCGTTAGAAATAATTGCACACATCTTAGAAATCCTGTCCCGGTCATCAAAAAAATACCAGCTCAACTTGTGTCATATTAATTCTCTCATtgactaaataaaagtagggtTGCACGTATTTAAAATTTGTgaagcaataaaaatatgacaatacaTAATGGGGGACATGAATCTAGGGCTGCAGCTCACAAATAATTTAGTGCTCGAGTACCCTGAAAATTCTATCCAACAATCCATTGTTTGGATAGATGTGTTTTTGCTTGGTTGCTCTTTAACcaagcaaaaatacatttgtccaAACAATTAAGGAAGAGCATGCattcaaaaacatccatccattttctttgccgcttatccgcacgagggttgtggggagtgctggagcctatcccagctgcaacattacatggacactctaaattgcccctaggtgtgattgtgagtgcggctgttgtctgtctccatgtgccctgcgattgcctggcaaccaattcagggtgtaccccgcctcctgcccgttgacagctgggatgggctccagcactccccgcgaccctcgtgaggataagcggtgaagaaaatggatggatagaagtatTTGTACAatgcagtttatgatcaggaaaagctaaaaaaaaatgctttaaaaagcccaatttttttttttatgcttggaacgcattatttctttttccatttattctaATGGGAAATAtaaatttggttttcgaacgaatcacttctcgaaccgccttccggaacggattgcggtcacGAACcaaggttg
This DNA window, taken from Syngnathoides biaculeatus isolate LvHL_M chromosome 2, ASM1980259v1, whole genome shotgun sequence, encodes the following:
- the LOC133495490 gene encoding acid-sensing ion channel 1-like, with protein sequence MDLKVEREEMDTERPPPIAVFAHGSTLHGISHIFTYERFCFRRGLWLVFFFASLAVLLFVCVDRIHFYLEYPHVTKLDEVAAPIMTFPAVTFCNLNAFRFSRVTRNDLYHAGELLALLNHRYEIRDAHLVEESVLESLKVKADFHNFKPRPFNMLEFYDRTGHDLNDMLLSCHFHGTECRAEDFKVYW